From a single Peromyscus maniculatus bairdii isolate BWxNUB_F1_BW_parent chromosome 4, HU_Pman_BW_mat_3.1, whole genome shotgun sequence genomic region:
- the LOC143272784 gene encoding uncharacterized protein LOC143272784, producing the protein MFQLGSLVVLCGLLTGTSAQNSEFIQKLKVQEFTQDPALQHRNIKAKLSIPSNPRDFKRFNFSLFMNNRRDIFSGQRKRDLQAGLSSNDNGTEMKMPLMVDSSVYLQNATMDSVMVRESTSLTKRVSLPMEKQIFEMSDAPLKLLTQDILTDLLMEENQSISR; encoded by the exons ATGTTCCAACTTGGGAGCCTTGTTGTCCTTTGTGGCCTGCTCACTGGGACCTCAGCACAAAATTCCG AATTCATTCAGAAGCTGAAAGTGCAGGAATTCACTCAGGATCCTGCATTACAGCACAGGAATATCAAGGCCAAACTTTCAATACCTTCGAACCCGCGTGATTTCAAAAGATTTAACTTCTCTTTATTTATGAATAATAGGAG GGATATATTCAGTGGACAGAGAAAGAGGGACTTGCAAGCTGGCCTGTCTTCCAACGACAACGGCACAGAGATGAAGATGCCCCTGATGGTGGATTcttctgtgtatct ACAAAATGCCACGATGGACAGCGTTATGGTCAGAGAATCTACCTCCTTGACAAAGAGAGTGTCTCTTCCGATGGAAAAGCAA ataTTTGAAATGAGTGATGCTCCTCTCAAACTGCTGACTCAGGACATCCTCA CTGATCTACTGATGGAAGAAAACCAGTCTATCTCAAGATaa